The DNA segment ACCTGGCCAAGGCGCTGTTCGCCGTGGGGAACGTGGTCTCGGTGTTCATGCAGGACAAGTTCCTGACGGTCACCAAGACGGACGCGAAGGGCTGGCCGGAGATGCTGCCTCTCCTGGCCGCTCCCATCCGGGCCGCGGCGGGCGCGGGCGGCGGGACCTCCGCAACCCCGGCCCCCCGGGTCTTCAGCAAGGTGGACGACGAGAACGACCCCATGCTGAAGGACATCCGCATGGTCCTGGAGAGCGCCATCCTTCCGGCCCTGGCGGCGGACGGCGGCGGCTTGGAACTGGTGGGCCGCCACGAGAAGCAGGTCATGATCCGTTATATGGGCGCCTGCGGGAGCTGCCCCGCAAGCCTGACGGGCACGCTGGTCGCCATCGAAGGCATGCTCCAGAAGGAAGTCGATCCCGAGATCGTCGTCATCTCCGTCTAGCCTTGCCCCGCAAGTGATGAGGGCCGACTGGAACCGGTGGGCCGCCCCGAGAAGCAGGTCGTGATCCGGATGGATGCTCGTAGTGGGGGCGCCTGCGGGAGCTGCCCCGCGAGCCTGACGGGCACGCTGGTCGCCATCGAAGGCATGCTCCAGAAGGAAGTTGATCCGGAGATCGTCGTCATCTCCGTCTAGCCTTGCTCCCCGCAAGCGATGAGGGCCGACTGGAACCGGTGGGCCGCCCCGAGAAGCAGGTCATGATCCGGATGGATGCTCATAGTGGGGGCGCCTGCGGAAGCTGCCCCGCGAGCCTGACGGGCACGCTGGTCGCCATCGAAGGCATGCTCCAGAAGGAAGTCGATCCGGAGATCGTCGTCATCTCCGTCTAGCCTTGCCCTGCAAGTGATGAGGGCCGACTGGAACCGGTGGGCCGCCCCAAGAAGCAGGTCATGATCCGGATGGATGCTCGTAGTGGGGGCGCCTGCGGAAGCTGCCCCGCGAGCCTGACCGGCACGCTGGTCGCCATCGAAGGCATGTTCCAGAAGGAAGTCGATCCGGAGATCGTCGTCATCTCGGTCTAGAAGTCGAAGGCGATCTCCGTCCGGCGCGCGGTTTCGATGGGCTCATAACCCTGCTCGAGGACGTCGGCGGAGGACCTTCCCACCCGCACCAGCGTGGAGACGCGCGTGCCGTAGGTGGGCGTTCGGACGAAGATGGGCGACAGTGCCCGCTCGATCTCCAGGGGAACGCCCGTGCGGGGAAGCTCGGCGTCGGAGGACCGGCGCTCGTCCGCCAGGATCCGCAACAGCTCGGCGTCCGATGGAAAGCCCTCCGTCAGCGCGGCGCGGAGGGCTTCGGCCTTGGGCCAGGGTTCGTCGAAGTCGCCGTTGGAGACGACGTGGAGGCCGGGATCGAAGGCCACGGCGCGGTCGTGCCGGCTTTCGTAGCCGACCAGGGCCTCGCCGTCGAAGAGCAGCAGGTTGAAGGGCGCGTAGGCGGACGCGGTGGGGCGGAGATCCTCCACGAACGCCCTCGCGGATTGCCTCTCAGCAAGAAATGCGGCGGGAAGCGTCCCGCGGGACGGGGCGTCCTCGGGCCGCGGCGCCGGACTCCGGAAGTTGGTCAGGGCCGCCAGGCGGCCGTCCCGGGAGAGGCCCAGCCAGGTTCCGCCCGCCTGAAGGTCCCGCCCGGCCAGGATCCGGCCGCCCTCCCACCAGCTCAGGGGCGCCGTGGGGCGGGCGTGGAACTCGTCGCGGTTGGCGGCCAGGCGCAGGGGCTCGGGGCTTCCGGGGCGCCACAGGAAGGCGATCAGGCACATGGGAGGATTGTCCCTCCGGCAAGCTTTCCTGGCCAACGGCGGGTTCCCGGGATAACCTGTCCGTTCTGCCGGACTTCGCGTGCCGGGATTCCAGCGCACCGCCAGAGAGTGGGCGCAACCAAACGAGGTGGACTTCATGTCCAAGTTAGAAGCAATCATCAAGGGGATGGCCCCCAAGCAGATGGGCCGCATCACCGTGCTGGACACGGCCTTTGAGGAGGACAACCCGGAGAGCCAGGAGTTCCTGGCCGCCCTGCAGGGCGAAACCCGCGGCCTCCGCGAAGAGGAAGTCGTGCGGGGCGTCGTCGTGGAAATCCGCGGCAAGGACGTCATCGTCGACATCGGCTACAAGGGCTCGGGCACCGTCAACCTGGATGAGTTCAACAATCCCGACGGCACCCAGGGCGTCCAGGTGGGCGAGGTCGTCGAAGTGCTGCTCGAGATGCTGGAGGACGCCAACGGCAACGTGCGCCTCAGCCGCGAGCGCGCCGAGAAGATGAAGATCTGGGACGAGGTCGAGAAGGCCTTCCGCTCCAACATGACCGTCCACGGCACCGTCCTGGAGAAGGTCAAGGGCGGCCTGGCGGTGGACATCGGCATCCGGGCCTTCCTGCCCGGCAGCCAGGTGGACATGAAGCCCGTCCGCAACCTGGATCCCTACCTCGGCAAGTCCTTCGACATGAAGGTCATCAAGGTGAACCGCCGCCGGGGCAACATCGTGCTGTCCCGCAAGCTGTTCCTCGAGACCATCAACGCGAGCCTGAAGGAAGAGACCCTGGCGGGCCTCGAGGAAGGCAAGCTGGTCGAGGGCACCATCAAGAACATCACCGAGTACGGCGCCTTCGTCGACCTCGGCGGTGTGGACGGCCTGCTGCACATCACCGACATGTCCTGGGGCCGGCTCAACCACCCCAGCGAGATGTTCCAGGTGGGCGACAAGGTCGAAGTGGCCGTGCTCAAGTACGACAAGGACACGGAGCGCGTCAGCCTCGGCTACAAGCAGAAGTTCCCGGATCCCTGGCTGTCCGTGGAGGAGCGCTACCCCATCCAGGCCACGGTCAAGGGCAAGGTCGTCTCCATCACCGACTACGGCGCATTCGTGGAGCTGGAGCCCGGCATCGAGGGCCTGGTCCACGTCTCCGAGATGAGCTGGACCAAGAAGGTCAAGTCCGCCAAGGGCATGGTCAACCTGGGCGACCAAGTCGAGGCCCTGATCCTGCAGGTCGACAGCGAGAACCGCCGCATCAGCCTCGGCATGAAGCAGATCACCCCCAACCCCTGGATGGCCATCGCCGAGAAGTACCAGCCCGGCATGATCGTCACGGGCGTGGTCCGCAACATCACCGAGTTCGGCGCCTTCGTCGAGCTGGAAGAGGGCATCGACGGCCTGATCCACGTGTCCGACTTCAGCTGGACCAAGAAGATCAAGCACCCCGGCGAGATCGTGAAGAAGGGCGACAGCGTCACCGCCAAGGTCCTCAACCTGGATCCCCTGGCCCAGCGCATGAGCCTCGGCGTGAAGCAGATGGAACCCAACGTCTGGGAGATCTTCTTCGAGAGCCACAACGTCGGCGACGTCCTCACCGGCAAGATCGCCCGGCTGACCGACTTCGGCGCCTTCGTCGACCTCGGCGACGGCATCGAGGGCCTGGTGCACGTCTCCGAACTGAGCCGCAAGCGGGTGGAGGACATCCAGAAGGAGTTCACCGCCGGCCAGGACCTCACCATGAAGATCGTCAAGCTCGATCCCACCGAGCGGCGCATCGGCCTCTCCGTCAAGCAGCTGGAGCAGGACATGGAGCGCGGCGACATGGAAGCCGCCAAGGCCCGCCAGCCCGAGTTCAAGAAGGCGACGCTGGCCGACGCCTTCAACAAGGCCGAGCGGGAGTAGGTTCCCTCCCCCTCACAGGACGAGGCCCCCGCGAGGGGGCTTCGTCGTTGAGGATCCTGGAGTTGTCTTTCCAGGTCCGCCGGAAAGGCTTGCGGGACGCGGGATTCCGCCGCTTCCCCACTCTCCGAAAAGGCCTAAATCCTGTTGCTGCACCCTCGCGCCGCTGGATAAACTCGGGATTAATCGAATGTCGGTCCAAGCCGCAAAGGAAGCTCCATGAGCGAACTTACCCGGAAGGAAGTGGTCTTCATCCTCAAGTCGGGGAAGAACTTCCAGCGCACCGATTTGAGCGGCCTCGACCTGCGGGGCTTCGACTTCTCCGGGGCCAACCTGTCCGAAGCCAACCTGGCGGGCGCGGTGCTCAACGAGACGCGCCTGAGCGGCGCCAACCTCGCCGGCGCGGATCTCCGCCTGGCCAACCTCGACGAAGCGGATCTGGAGGGCGCCAACCTCAGCCGCGCGCGCCTCGCCGGGGCCAATTTCGCGGGCGCCAACCTCTCCGGCACCGACCTCACCTTCTTCGACATCCAGCAGTACGAGCCCGCCACCGTGCCCAACCTCCATGGGGCGGTCCTCGCCGGCGCGGCGCTCACCGGCGTGATCCTCACGGGCGTGAACCTCAGCGGCAAGAATCTGCGCGGCGCCAACCTCAGCGGCGCCGACCTCCGCCAGACCATCCTCGAAGGCGCGGACCTGCGCGGCGCCAACGTGAGCCAGGCCAACCTGGTGGGCGCCAACCTCGCGGGCGCGGACCTCTCCGGCGCCAACCTCCAGGGCGCCACCCTGGGCGGAGCCAACCTGAACCTGGCCAACCTGGGCGGGAGCAACCTGTCGGACGCCGATCTCCACTGGGCCAGCCTCACAGAGGCCAACCTGGAGGGCGCGAACCTCAGCCGGGCGAACCTGAAGGGCACCAACCTCAGCGGGGCCAACCTGCGCGGCGCGGACCTCCGGCACCTCGACATCCTGAAGTACGAAAAGGACGACGTGCCCAAGCTGAAGGGCGCGAACCTCAGCGGCGCCAACCTGCACGGGACCAACCTGCGGGCCATGGACCTGGGCCGCACCAACCTCAGCGGCGCGGATCTCGCCGAGACCGTCCTCCGCCAGGCCAACCTCGAAGGCGCCGACCTACACGAGGCCAACCTGCGGGCCGCGGACCTCAGCGGCTGCAACCTCAGCGGCGCGGGGCTCGTCGGCGCCAACCTCGGCGCGGCCCAGCTCGGCGGCGCGGTCCTCAGCAACACGGATCTGCGCGGCGCGGATCTCACGGGCGCCGACCTGCGGGACATCAACCTCGGCGGCGCCAACCTCAGCGGCGCCAACCTGACGGGCGCGAGCCTCACCGGTGCGCAGCTCGACGGCGCGGTCCTCGTGGGCACCCTGCTCGTGGGCGCCAACCTCGCCAGCGTGGACCTCTCCCGCAAGAACATGAAGGGCGCGGATCTCTCCCGCGCCGACCTCACCCACGCCAACCTGGACGGGGCCAGCCTCGCCGGCGCCCTGTTCACCGACGCCAAGCTGCAGGAGACCCACCTGGGCGGCGCCAACCTCCGGGGCGCCAAGCTCAGCGGGGACGACCTCCGCACTGCCAACCTCTGCGGCGCGGACCTGTCGGAAGCCGACCTCTCCGGCGCCGATCTGGCGGGCAGCATCCTCAGCGCCAACCTGCACGAGGCCAACCTCTTCGCCGCCAACCTCCGGGGCGCCACGCTGGACCGCGCGGTTCTCACCGGCGCGAACCTGTCCGCGGTGGACCTCAGCGGCTTCGTCCTCGAAGGCATGGACTTGAACCGGGCCGTCCTGAACGGCGCCAACCTCGCCGGCGCCAAGCTGCGGGGCGCCATCTTCCGCGGCGCCCAGGCCCTGGGCGCGGACCTCAGCGGCACGGACCTCGCGAGCGCGGACCTCCGGAACTCGGATTTCAGCGGATCCAACTTCTTCGCCTGCAACCTCGAAGGCGCGAACCTGCGGGAGGCCAACCTCGCGTCCCTCCCCACGGAATCCCGCGGCGAGTACCGCACCAACCTGAGCAACTCCAACCTCAGCCGAACCAACCTCAGCGGCGCCAATCTCTACCAGGCCAATCTGAACGAGGCGAACCTCGTGAACGCCGACCTCACCGGCGCCAGCCTGGTGTGGGCCGACCTCCGGGGCGTGGATCTCCGCCAGACCTCCCTCAAGAACACGGACCTGCGCCAGGCCAACCTGGACGGCGCCAACCTGTGCGGCGCGGACCTGCGCGAGACGATCCTCCAGGACGCCTACCTGGACGGGGCCAACCTCTCGGGCGCCAACCTCTCGGGCGTGAACCTGTCCGGCGCCGACCTGCGCCACACCAACCTGATCGACGCCAGCCTCGACGGCGCCGACCTGAGTTCCGCCAACCTCAACGGCGCGAACATGGTGTGGGCCAACCTGAGCGGCGCCAACCTCGGCCGGGCGAACCTCAACCGGGCCAAGCTCAGCGGCGCCAACCTCGGCGGCGCGGACCTGCGCGAAGCCAACCTGGACGAAGCGAACCTGGACGCCACCAACCTCACCGGCGCCAAGCGCTGAAGCCGTAGCCTTTCGCGAAGAAGCGGGCCGATGGGCCCGCTTCTTCGTCTCTGCCCTTCTTGGTGTCTTCGCGTCTTGGTGGGGATCTTTATCTTTATGAACGCAAATACCGTCAGAACCGCCGGTCGGGAATCCGTCCCGCGGGAATGAAATCGTGGGTGCCGCTGGCGGAAGGCGCGTAGCGCTCCGGGCGCTCGGGGGTCCACTCGTCCCGCCGGGGCACCAGGGGAACGGGCTCGCGCTCCACCGGCGCCGTCGCGGATGGGGCGGTGGTGTGCTGCGAGCAGCTCCCCATCAGCGTTCCGCCCTCGTCCACCACCAGCGTTTCCAGCTGGACCTCACCCTCGACCCAGCCCGCGCCCAGGATCTCCAGGCAGCCCGCCACCTTGAACACGCCTTCGGCCCGGCCCATCACCGTCAGGCGCTGGGCGTGCACGGCCCCGCGCACGTGCCCGGTGGGGGCGATGGTGACGTGCCCCTCGCTCAGGATGGTGCCCTCCAGCTCCCCTTCGATCCGCAGGCTGGTGGTGCCGGTGCGGATCTCGCCCTGCCAGCGGGAGCCCTCGCCCAGCACCGTCGCGGCGGGGGCGGCGGCGGTCCGCGACGTTCCATTGATCTTTGCGCGGCCGAACATGCGCCTCCCGAAAGCGGAGGGAACGGCGCGGACCGGGATGGCGCCGCGTCCTTCCCCAGAAGGTCTTCCTTCCTATCGTCCCATGCGGCCCCCGAACTTGAGACCGGCCCCTCCCCATCCGGGATGCAATACTCGGAACGAACGCCCCTTCCCTGCCCTTTCGCGGAATCCCATGCGCTTTCTCCATACGTCCGACTGGCACCTCGGCAAGACCCTTTGCAATGCCAACCTTCTGGAGGACCAGGCCCACGCCCTCGACCAGGTGGCGGCGATGGTCAAGGAGGCCGGCGCCGAGGCCCTTGTCGTGGCGGGCGACCTCTACGACCGCGCGGTGCCGCCCAAGGACGCCGTGGCGCTGCTGGACGAATTCCTGGATCGGATCGTGCGCGGGCTGGGGGTGCCCGTCCTGATCATCGCGGGCAACCACGACAGCCCCGAGCGCCTGGGCTTCGCTTCGGGCTTCCTGGGCACCCAGGGGCTGCACGTGGCGGGGCCCCTCGACGCCGACGCCGCCCCCGTGGTCATCGGGGGAACGGCCTTCCACCTTCTGCCCTACGCCGATCCGGCCATGGCGCGCCATGCGTTCCAGGCGGAGGGCGTGCGGACCCACCAGGATGTCCTCGCGGCCCAACTGGCTCGCGCCCGCGCCGTCCACCCCGCGGATCACCGCTTCGTGGCCGTGGCCCACGCCTTCGTCGCGGGGGGCGAGGGCTCCGATTCCGAGCTGGGCCTCGCCATCGGCGGCACTGGCGAGGTGGACGCCGGCCTGTTCAGGGAGTGCGACTACGCGGCCCTGGGCCACCTCCACCGGCCCCAGCAGGCGGGCTTCGCCCACGTCCGCTACGCGGGCAGCCTCCTGAAATACAGCGCCTCCGAAGCCGGCCATGCGAAATCCGCCACCCTGGTGGAGCTGCCGGAGCGCGGCCCCGCCCGCACCGAGATCCTGCCCTTCAGCCCGCGCCGGGACCTCCGCCGGCTCCGGGGGCGGTTCGACGACCTTCTGCGCGGCCCTGAGGGGAACGCCGACGACTACCTGTTCCTGGAGCTGGAGGACACCGGTCCGGTCCTGGACGCCATGGCGCGCCTCCGCCGAATCTACCCCAACATCCTCGGCATCCAGCCCGCGCCGCGCCCCACCACGCCCACCGAAACGGCCCTTTCCGCCGCCGCGGATCGGGAGCTGGATCCCGCCCTGCTGTTCGACGCCTTCTTCCGGGGAGCCGCCGGGCGTCCCATGGACGAAGCCGAGCGCGAACTCTTCCGCGAAGTGGCGGGCCGCAACCTGTCGGGGGAGGCCCCCGAATGAAGCCCCTCAAGCTCACCCTGGAGGCCTTCGGCCCCTACGCCACCCGCCAGGAACTGGATTTCGCGGACCTCTGCGGGCAGGCCTTCTTCCTCATCCATGGCCCCACGGGCGCGGGCAAGACGAGCCTTCTGGACGGGATCAGCTACGCCCTCTACGGCGAGACCAGCGGCGGATTGCGGGAGACGCGCGACCTGCGCAGCCACTTCGCTCCCGCCGAGGTCGCCACCCGCGTGGTCTTCGAGTTCGCCCTGGGCGACCGCCGCTACCGCGTGGAGCGCGCCCCGGAACAGCAGGTCCCCAAGCAGAAGGGCGAGGGCACGAAGAAGCAGGCCTACGTCGCCCACCTGTGGGAGTTGAAGGCGGGCGAGGAAATGCCCCTCGCCACCGAGAAACCCACGGCGGTGGACGCCCAGGTGGCGCAGCTCCTGGGCTTCAAGGCGAGCCAGTTCCGGCAGGTGGTCCTCCTCCCCCAGGGCCGCTTCCAGGAATTCATGCTGGCCGGGTCCGCCGAGCGCCAGGCCATTCTCCAGACCCTGTTCCAGACGGGCCGCTACGCCCGCATCACCGAGGCTCTGGCGGAGGAGGAGAAGACCCTCCGCGAGGCGCTGCGGACGGTCCAGGCGGAGAGCCGCCAGCTCCTGGCCCAGGCCGGCGTGGAGGCCGCCGCCGATCTCCCCGGCTTGCTGCGGACCGGCGCCGAGCGGGTGGAAATCCTGGAGGCCGAGCAGACGGAAGCCGGAACGGCCCTGGCGGCGGCGGACGCCGCCCTCGCCGAAGGCACCCGCGCCGCAGAACGGCTGGCGGAGCAGGCCGCGGCCCGCTCCGAAACCGACCGCCTGCGCGGGCTCGCCCGGATCATGGACGCCCGCCGCGTCGAACTGGACCGCGCCCGCCGCTGCGGCGCCGTCCAACCCGCCCTGGCCCGCCTCGAAGAGAGCCTGGCCCGGGTGGAGGCGCTCCAGGCCGAAGAAGCCCGCCTGGCGGAGGCCTCCGAGGCCCGCGCCCAGGAGCTGGCCCGCGCCGAGGCCACCCTCGCGGAAGCCGAGCAGCACGAGGTGCGCCGGGAGGAACTGCGCCGCACCATCGAGCGCCTGCGCGACCTGGAGCCCAAGCTGGAGGCCCTGGAGCAGGCCCGCACGGAAGCCCGGGAAGCCGCCCTGGAGCGAACCCGGCTGGAGGACCTCGCCGGGTGGCAGAAGCGCCGCCTGGATACCTCGCGCCAGGAGCTGTCGCGCCAGCGCGGGCTGCTTCAGGACGTCCGGACGGAGGCTTCCCAGCTCCCGGGGCGGGAGGGGCT comes from the Geothrix sp. 21YS21S-4 genome and includes:
- a CDS encoding NifU family protein, which codes for MPKIAEIEYTPNPNAVKFVLKEPVAIGFPKSYPNVETAEHDDLAKALFAVGNVVSVFMQDKFLTVTKTDAKGWPEMLPLLAAPIRAAAGAGGGTSATPAPRVFSKVDDENDPMLKDIRMVLESAILPALAADGGGLELVGRHEKQVMIRYMGACGSCPASLTGTLVAIEGMLQKEVDPEIVVISV
- a CDS encoding NRDE family protein → MCLIAFLWRPGSPEPLRLAANRDEFHARPTAPLSWWEGGRILAGRDLQAGGTWLGLSRDGRLAALTNFRSPAPRPEDAPSRGTLPAAFLAERQSARAFVEDLRPTASAYAPFNLLLFDGEALVGYESRHDRAVAFDPGLHVVSNGDFDEPWPKAEALRAALTEGFPSDAELLRILADERRSSDAELPRTGVPLEIERALSPIFVRTPTYGTRVSTLVRVGRSSADVLEQGYEPIETARRTEIAFDF
- a CDS encoding pentapeptide repeat-containing protein translates to MSELTRKEVVFILKSGKNFQRTDLSGLDLRGFDFSGANLSEANLAGAVLNETRLSGANLAGADLRLANLDEADLEGANLSRARLAGANFAGANLSGTDLTFFDIQQYEPATVPNLHGAVLAGAALTGVILTGVNLSGKNLRGANLSGADLRQTILEGADLRGANVSQANLVGANLAGADLSGANLQGATLGGANLNLANLGGSNLSDADLHWASLTEANLEGANLSRANLKGTNLSGANLRGADLRHLDILKYEKDDVPKLKGANLSGANLHGTNLRAMDLGRTNLSGADLAETVLRQANLEGADLHEANLRAADLSGCNLSGAGLVGANLGAAQLGGAVLSNTDLRGADLTGADLRDINLGGANLSGANLTGASLTGAQLDGAVLVGTLLVGANLASVDLSRKNMKGADLSRADLTHANLDGASLAGALFTDAKLQETHLGGANLRGAKLSGDDLRTANLCGADLSEADLSGADLAGSILSANLHEANLFAANLRGATLDRAVLTGANLSAVDLSGFVLEGMDLNRAVLNGANLAGAKLRGAIFRGAQALGADLSGTDLASADLRNSDFSGSNFFACNLEGANLREANLASLPTESRGEYRTNLSNSNLSRTNLSGANLYQANLNEANLVNADLTGASLVWADLRGVDLRQTSLKNTDLRQANLDGANLCGADLRETILQDAYLDGANLSGANLSGVNLSGADLRHTNLIDASLDGADLSSANLNGANMVWANLSGANLGRANLNRAKLSGANLGGADLREANLDEANLDATNLTGAKR
- a CDS encoding NifU family protein → MLPASDEGRLEPVGRPEKQVMIRMDAHSGGACGSCPASLTGTLVAIEGMLQKEVDPEIVVISV
- a CDS encoding 30S ribosomal protein S1: MSKLEAIIKGMAPKQMGRITVLDTAFEEDNPESQEFLAALQGETRGLREEEVVRGVVVEIRGKDVIVDIGYKGSGTVNLDEFNNPDGTQGVQVGEVVEVLLEMLEDANGNVRLSRERAEKMKIWDEVEKAFRSNMTVHGTVLEKVKGGLAVDIGIRAFLPGSQVDMKPVRNLDPYLGKSFDMKVIKVNRRRGNIVLSRKLFLETINASLKEETLAGLEEGKLVEGTIKNITEYGAFVDLGGVDGLLHITDMSWGRLNHPSEMFQVGDKVEVAVLKYDKDTERVSLGYKQKFPDPWLSVEERYPIQATVKGKVVSITDYGAFVELEPGIEGLVHVSEMSWTKKVKSAKGMVNLGDQVEALILQVDSENRRISLGMKQITPNPWMAIAEKYQPGMIVTGVVRNITEFGAFVELEEGIDGLIHVSDFSWTKKIKHPGEIVKKGDSVTAKVLNLDPLAQRMSLGVKQMEPNVWEIFFESHNVGDVLTGKIARLTDFGAFVDLGDGIEGLVHVSELSRKRVEDIQKEFTAGQDLTMKIVKLDPTERRIGLSVKQLEQDMERGDMEAAKARQPEFKKATLADAFNKAERE
- a CDS encoding exonuclease SbcCD subunit D gives rise to the protein MRFLHTSDWHLGKTLCNANLLEDQAHALDQVAAMVKEAGAEALVVAGDLYDRAVPPKDAVALLDEFLDRIVRGLGVPVLIIAGNHDSPERLGFASGFLGTQGLHVAGPLDADAAPVVIGGTAFHLLPYADPAMARHAFQAEGVRTHQDVLAAQLARARAVHPADHRFVAVAHAFVAGGEGSDSELGLAIGGTGEVDAGLFRECDYAALGHLHRPQQAGFAHVRYAGSLLKYSASEAGHAKSATLVELPERGPARTEILPFSPRRDLRRLRGRFDDLLRGPEGNADDYLFLELEDTGPVLDAMARLRRIYPNILGIQPAPRPTTPTETALSAAADRELDPALLFDAFFRGAAGRPMDEAERELFREVAGRNLSGEAPE
- a CDS encoding polymer-forming cytoskeletal protein, which encodes MFGRAKINGTSRTAAAPAATVLGEGSRWQGEIRTGTTSLRIEGELEGTILSEGHVTIAPTGHVRGAVHAQRLTVMGRAEGVFKVAGCLEILGAGWVEGEVQLETLVVDEGGTLMGSCSQHTTAPSATAPVEREPVPLVPRRDEWTPERPERYAPSASGTHDFIPAGRIPDRRF